The Bos javanicus breed banteng chromosome 11, ARS-OSU_banteng_1.0, whole genome shotgun sequence genome includes a window with the following:
- the RFX8 gene encoding DNA-binding protein RFX8 isoform X3, translated as MAKTMRMVLRNSRRVSVLKSDLGTIFHQGVLDSSQKVLPRDLSGADVLGENTEMKCLSSLISLLGTSTDLSVFMNCLSSNLQEFVFQPSRSKEEFLQLAASFQLRWNFLLTAVSKAMTLCHRDSFGSWHLFHLLLAEYVIHILQSCIEEEEEEDNVGSLKEILPDDQSPVQPDHEPHHPPDCPPAQEHESLSADPPRVMLRCKGQSPGATAGSSVVVRVPGFLVDTVTGNKLIQVLLEDKATESTIKLTLPLGQETLITLTDGQKFVIHISDVSQSSEDVYLTESNADTGDYLLD; from the exons ACCATGAGGATGGTGCTGAGAAACAGCAGGAGGGTCAGCGTCCTGAAGTCGGATCTAGGCACCATCTTCCATCAGGGCGTTTTGGATAGTTCCCAGAAAGTCCTGCCCAGGGACCTGAGCGGCGCCGATGTCCTGGGAGAGAACACAGAGATGAAAT GTTTGAGCAGTTTAATTTCTTTGCTGGGGACATCAACAGATCTCAGTGTATTCATGAATTGTCTGTCTTCGAATCTCCAAGAATTTGTCTTCCAG CCAAgcagaagcaaagaggaattTCTCCAATTGGCCGCCAGCTTCCAGCTGAGGTGGAATTTCCTCCTCACGGCAGTGAGCAAAGCCATGACCCTCTGTCATAGAGACAGCTTCG GCTCCTGGCACCTGTTTCACTTGCTGCTTGCGGAATATGTGATTCACATACTTCAGTCGTGCattgaggaggaagaggaggaagacaaCGTGGGAAGTCTCAAGGAGATACTGCCAGATGACCAGTCTCCTGTCCAGCCAGACCATGAGCCCCACCACCCTCCAGACTGCCCCCCAGCTCAGGAGCATGAAAGCCTGAGTGCAGATCCCCCCCGGGTGATGCTCAGATGCAAGGGCCAGAGCCCCGGTGCCACGGCGGGGAGCAGTGTGGTGGTCAGGGTACCTGGCTTCCTCGTAGACACCGTCACGGGCAACAAG CTCATCCAGGTATTGTTGGAGGATAAAGCCACAGAAAGCACCATCAAACTCACCCTTCCTCTGGGACAAGAGACCCTCATAACCCTGACAGATGGACAGAAATTTGTGATCCACATATCGGATGTATCCCAAAGCTCTGAGGATGTTTATCTTACGGAAAGTAATGCTGACACGGGAGATTATTTATTGGACTAG